In Thalassoglobus sp. JC818, a single window of DNA contains:
- a CDS encoding ECF-type sigma factor, with protein MYDATNSSDSEQLFTQVYDELRALAAAKLRQERPDHTLQATALVHEAYLRLADSGHCWETKAQFFAAAANSMQQILVNWAVAKRAKKRCGAKVELMCEAIQGVPLDPDLILDLEEAIQELHKIDAESAEIVKLRLYAGLSVTEAGEILNLSRASAYETWQFARAWFGARRKVEKL; from the coding sequence ATGTACGACGCGACAAATTCAAGCGACTCGGAGCAATTGTTTACGCAGGTCTACGATGAATTACGGGCATTAGCTGCAGCGAAGCTTCGACAAGAACGTCCGGACCATACCCTTCAGGCCACAGCCCTTGTCCACGAGGCATACTTGCGGCTGGCAGATTCAGGGCATTGCTGGGAGACCAAAGCTCAGTTCTTTGCGGCCGCTGCCAACTCAATGCAGCAAATTCTCGTGAATTGGGCCGTTGCAAAGCGGGCTAAAAAGCGATGCGGAGCCAAGGTCGAATTGATGTGCGAGGCAATCCAGGGTGTTCCACTTGATCCGGACTTGATCCTCGACCTCGAAGAAGCGATCCAAGAGCTTCACAAAATCGACGCCGAGTCAGCCGAAATCGTCAAACTCCGCCTCTACGCTGGCCTCTCTGTGACTGAGGCAGGCGAGATTCTGAATCTGTCGCGGGCTTCAGCTTACGAAACCTGGCAGTTCGCTCGGGCCTGGTTTGGTGCCCGTCGCAAAGTCGAGAAACTCTAA
- a CDS encoding GMC oxidoreductase, which translates to MINQFSTADEVRRGYHSGLSGKVIDVKAAKELEANRTPQTRVEFVTGKYRPPAVITVRSSIDNDWKDDRTGSFVGDRWVFTFDNAPDFEMKFVLNQTFWMSGGNISIKSGEPEHTFHEPAISFAYELSFQTEKWQPNHLVTLRNSRDGWRRDVYGVFRGDTWKFLLDLSNYDPGFEAKFFLDRSIPMDEDVIEINHGQYYNYDDKKVSFPAEPSQFRHGYDNFSTVEWPIEQSIVSTRGQDDEEYDTVIVGSGIAGGILGDALSERGKRVLILEAGGVRLPVHQDQLPRGEQSLVGRDELVHFDRSGTADFQKGAIFSLGGRSPYWSGLIPRMQDYEFREPWPDAVKQALTTAESSQPSRYDQAEQTLKKGVTLGAFQRRILDHLCKELPDYDVEELPRSYHQPNIDSQGVMQNLLRRANGVFSSSDLLLESLGFSELNGNHNLRINLHQLATRIEHTDGRATAVVCQDLVGGVERHYRGKNIVLACGSVESAKLALNSQLDDPKKRIGRGLTDHPTYFYKVDHVLPQTGPFGWIGNPTGHAKVMLRHKDAAPGVHPYNIELLINPRYWDTRFVDDNLWQSRVDPGGDSKVEIKFIFDSPLNNKNFVRSNGIGRKPEVSVARNETAACYKEGLLPVRDEILTKLGVPECDLSKTWVPKQWDEGVNGSVHHAGGTLRMAKDGRGVVDENLAFLAYENLYCCDASVFASIPAANPSLTVAALSLRLADHLSP; encoded by the coding sequence TTGATCAATCAATTCTCAACGGCTGACGAAGTCCGTCGCGGGTATCACAGCGGGCTCTCTGGAAAAGTCATCGACGTCAAAGCGGCAAAGGAGTTGGAGGCGAATCGTACTCCTCAGACCCGAGTCGAATTCGTCACCGGGAAGTATCGACCGCCGGCTGTCATCACGGTTCGTTCGTCGATCGACAATGACTGGAAAGATGATCGAACCGGCAGTTTTGTCGGCGATCGGTGGGTCTTCACTTTCGACAATGCTCCGGACTTTGAAATGAAGTTCGTGCTGAACCAGACATTCTGGATGTCGGGAGGGAACATCTCGATAAAGAGTGGGGAACCCGAGCATACGTTTCATGAGCCAGCCATTTCATTCGCTTACGAACTCTCCTTTCAGACGGAAAAATGGCAGCCAAATCATCTCGTTACCCTTCGAAACAGCCGAGACGGGTGGCGTCGCGATGTCTATGGAGTCTTTCGCGGCGACACCTGGAAATTTCTTCTCGATCTCTCGAATTATGATCCCGGATTCGAAGCGAAGTTCTTTCTCGATCGCTCCATCCCGATGGATGAAGATGTGATCGAGATCAATCACGGGCAGTACTACAACTACGATGATAAGAAGGTCAGTTTTCCCGCAGAGCCATCGCAGTTTCGTCACGGGTACGACAATTTCAGTACAGTCGAATGGCCGATCGAACAGTCGATTGTCTCGACACGCGGGCAGGACGACGAAGAGTACGACACAGTGATCGTCGGATCGGGCATTGCAGGCGGAATTTTAGGCGATGCACTTTCCGAGCGTGGAAAGCGAGTGTTGATTCTTGAAGCGGGCGGAGTCCGGTTGCCGGTTCATCAAGATCAATTGCCGCGAGGCGAACAGAGTCTGGTGGGACGGGATGAACTCGTTCATTTTGATCGCTCTGGAACTGCAGACTTTCAAAAAGGAGCGATCTTCAGTCTCGGTGGTCGCTCTCCATACTGGTCAGGACTGATCCCGAGGATGCAGGACTACGAGTTTCGTGAACCGTGGCCAGACGCCGTCAAGCAGGCACTCACGACAGCAGAATCGTCGCAGCCTTCCCGATACGATCAGGCTGAGCAAACCCTGAAGAAAGGTGTCACACTGGGGGCGTTTCAACGCCGTATTCTTGATCACTTGTGCAAAGAACTTCCCGACTACGATGTCGAAGAACTCCCCCGATCCTATCATCAGCCTAACATCGACTCTCAAGGAGTCATGCAAAACCTGCTGCGTCGCGCGAACGGAGTATTCTCGAGTTCGGACCTGCTTCTGGAATCACTTGGCTTCAGTGAACTCAACGGGAACCACAATCTAAGAATTAATTTGCATCAGTTGGCAACGCGAATTGAACACACTGATGGAAGAGCGACGGCTGTTGTCTGCCAGGATCTTGTTGGTGGAGTCGAGCGACACTATCGAGGGAAGAATATTGTGTTGGCGTGCGGTTCTGTGGAGAGCGCCAAGCTCGCATTGAACAGCCAGCTCGATGACCCGAAGAAGCGCATCGGCCGAGGACTTACGGATCATCCGACCTATTTCTACAAAGTCGATCATGTGTTGCCGCAGACTGGTCCATTTGGCTGGATTGGAAATCCAACTGGACACGCCAAGGTGATGCTGCGACACAAAGATGCTGCACCCGGCGTTCATCCATACAACATTGAACTGCTGATCAATCCTCGGTACTGGGACACCCGCTTTGTGGATGACAATCTGTGGCAGAGTCGCGTCGATCCGGGCGGTGACTCAAAAGTTGAAATTAAGTTCATCTTCGACAGTCCGCTCAACAACAAGAACTTCGTGCGATCCAATGGGATTGGTCGTAAACCGGAGGTCTCAGTTGCACGCAATGAAACAGCTGCTTGCTACAAAGAAGGTCTGTTGCCTGTGCGTGATGAAATACTGACGAAGTTAGGAGTTCCTGAATGCGACCTCAGCAAAACCTGGGTTCCGAAACAATGGGACGAAGGTGTTAATGGTAGCGTGCACCATGCTGGCGGGACGTTGCGGATGGCGAAAGACGGTCGTGGAGTCGTCGATGAGAACTTGGCGTTTCTTGCGTACGAAAATCTGTATTGTTGTGATGCTTCGGTCTTCGCCAGTATCCCGGCAGCGAATCCGTCGTTGACAGTTGCTGCGTTGTCATTGCGATTGGCTGACCATCTCTCGCCGTAG
- a CDS encoding alpha-amylase family glycosyl hydrolase, which translates to MPSPSRHSGLGSMVTSDGVAFRVWAPHAQWVRVAGTFNGWDSSSHPLSSEGNGYWSADVAEAAVGDEYRYILGDLNHWRVDPRALDVGHSNGNGIIVDSHYDWQVNDFQMPSWDQFVIYEMHLGTFLRKPVSDEEIFEELCCEIEYLKSLGINAVQIMPVSEFPGDHSWGYNPAHIFAVESHYGGPNALKKFIDHAHSLGIAVFLDVVYNHFGPNDLIHSLWQFDGWYQNDMGGIYFYNDWRAFTEWGAKNRPDYGRPEVRQFIRDNVLMWLEDFRVDGLRFDMTCWIRNVYAWDHVALDDPTNLGGWGWNLLRWINDEVNHRQPWKITIAEDMRQNAAVTRSTSHGGAGFDSQWDDQYHHKLRHAMVTPSDHDRNMDDVAAAITRRYSGDAFQRVIYTESHDEVGDPYGRPHGKQRVPEQIHPGQADGWYAQKRSTLGAAITFTSPGIPMIFQGQEMLEWQQFDGKHRLDWNRVRNFSGIVQLYRDLIKLRRNVSNCTRGLSGHHTNLFHVNHDANVIAWHRWHNGGAGDDVVIVINFSNQAFPWYRIGFPREGVWKVRFNSDWSGYSDLFENHYSDVVNASADPMHGLRYSGEVSIGRYSAIILSQ; encoded by the coding sequence ATGCCATCACCGTCGCGACATTCAGGTTTGGGATCGATGGTGACATCGGATGGAGTCGCTTTTCGAGTTTGGGCTCCACATGCACAGTGGGTTCGGGTTGCCGGGACGTTCAACGGTTGGGACTCAAGTTCACATCCGCTGTCATCTGAAGGAAACGGGTATTGGTCCGCCGATGTTGCTGAAGCTGCCGTCGGGGATGAGTATCGCTACATCCTCGGTGATCTCAATCACTGGCGAGTTGATCCTCGAGCACTGGATGTTGGCCACTCGAATGGCAATGGAATCATCGTTGATTCGCACTACGACTGGCAGGTCAACGACTTTCAGATGCCGTCCTGGGATCAATTCGTTATTTACGAAATGCACCTCGGAACATTCTTGCGGAAGCCTGTTTCGGATGAAGAGATTTTCGAAGAACTCTGCTGTGAGATTGAGTATCTAAAATCGCTCGGTATTAACGCTGTTCAAATAATGCCGGTCAGTGAATTCCCGGGTGATCATTCCTGGGGGTACAACCCAGCGCATATCTTTGCAGTTGAAAGCCACTACGGGGGACCGAACGCATTAAAGAAATTCATCGATCACGCACACTCGCTCGGCATCGCAGTCTTTCTCGATGTAGTTTACAACCACTTCGGTCCCAACGATTTGATCCACTCGTTGTGGCAATTCGATGGCTGGTATCAGAACGATATGGGTGGGATTTATTTCTACAATGACTGGCGTGCTTTTACAGAATGGGGAGCGAAGAACCGTCCTGACTATGGTCGTCCAGAGGTTCGACAGTTCATTCGCGACAATGTACTCATGTGGCTCGAAGATTTTCGAGTCGATGGCCTGCGTTTCGACATGACCTGTTGGATTCGAAATGTTTATGCCTGGGACCATGTTGCTCTCGATGATCCAACCAATCTGGGCGGCTGGGGTTGGAATTTGCTGCGTTGGATCAATGACGAAGTGAATCATCGTCAGCCCTGGAAAATCACCATCGCTGAAGACATGCGACAAAACGCTGCTGTGACTCGTTCAACGTCACACGGCGGTGCAGGTTTTGATAGTCAGTGGGATGATCAATATCACCACAAATTGCGGCATGCCATGGTTACTCCGAGCGATCATGATCGAAATATGGATGACGTGGCAGCTGCGATCACTCGACGATACAGCGGAGACGCCTTCCAACGCGTGATTTATACCGAGTCGCATGATGAAGTCGGTGATCCCTATGGTCGCCCACACGGCAAACAACGCGTCCCGGAACAAATTCATCCCGGCCAAGCTGACGGCTGGTATGCTCAGAAACGTTCAACACTAGGGGCGGCGATTACGTTTACAAGTCCCGGAATTCCGATGATCTTTCAGGGTCAGGAAATGCTGGAGTGGCAACAGTTTGACGGAAAGCATCGACTCGACTGGAACAGGGTTCGAAACTTTTCCGGGATCGTTCAGCTGTATCGTGATCTAATCAAACTCCGCCGCAACGTCTCGAATTGCACACGAGGGTTGTCAGGCCATCACACAAATTTGTTTCACGTTAATCACGATGCGAACGTGATCGCCTGGCATCGTTGGCACAACGGCGGTGCTGGTGATGATGTTGTGATCGTCATCAATTTCAGTAACCAGGCGTTCCCATGGTACCGCATCGGATTCCCTCGCGAGGGAGTCTGGAAGGTGCGATTCAACAGTGATTGGTCCGGCTACAGCGATCTCTTTGAGAATCATTACAGCGATGTCGTCAATGCGTCCGCTGATCCGATGCATGGGTTGAGATACAGCGGAGAAGTGAGCATTGGGCGTTATTCAGCAATTATTCTTTCGCAATGA
- a CDS encoding PEP-CTERM sorting domain-containing protein yields the protein MPQSLTVKTVAIFTLLVMTAGFAQAGLVDVGGGSYIQASLRDGSSEAFLSDSGPLNFGPSKSHNISTAGISSTVNVGSIAAQGNFVLNLTTNQVRTGMVADGAYMQFGLFFTPTVNVSYAASGFYTASLGSGNSSLLFYLFDTTDHSPLFQSALGSTGLASPYYTLGGMEGEFPYFEGSLTGTLIAGREYFLYGGMFMQASNGGDNGDTANGAFRFVVSHPKYNKLPTNAIPEPTSFALFGIGSIGLLLRRRRQRA from the coding sequence ATGCCGCAGAGTTTAACAGTGAAAACAGTTGCGATCTTCACCCTATTGGTGATGACAGCAGGCTTCGCCCAAGCAGGCTTGGTCGACGTGGGCGGAGGAAGCTACATCCAAGCGAGTCTCCGCGATGGTTCCTCAGAGGCTTTCTTATCCGACTCCGGTCCTTTGAATTTCGGCCCATCGAAATCCCACAATATTTCGACGGCTGGCATCTCGTCAACGGTCAACGTCGGTTCGATTGCGGCTCAAGGGAATTTCGTACTCAATCTCACGACGAATCAAGTCCGAACAGGAATGGTGGCTGACGGAGCTTACATGCAGTTTGGACTTTTCTTCACGCCGACTGTCAATGTGTCCTACGCTGCGAGCGGGTTCTACACCGCATCACTTGGATCGGGAAACTCATCACTCCTTTTCTATCTTTTTGACACAACCGATCATTCCCCCCTTTTCCAAAGTGCTCTCGGGAGCACTGGATTGGCCTCTCCTTACTACACCCTCGGTGGCATGGAGGGAGAATTCCCATACTTTGAAGGGAGCCTGACTGGTACTCTAATTGCCGGACGTGAATATTTTCTCTATGGCGGAATGTTTATGCAAGCTAGTAACGGTGGAGACAATGGTGATACTGCCAACGGTGCATTTCGGTTCGTTGTCTCCCACCCCAAGTATAATAAACTTCCGACGAATGCCATACCTGAACCGACTTCTTTCGCCCTGTTCGGCATCGGAAGCATCGGGCTGCTGCTGCGACGTCGTCGCCAACGTGCATAA
- a CDS encoding protein kinase, which translates to MGTNHPDSSFTHPSRHLLARYAEGRLNDEMMDCIGKHVLSCQDCTKTLLEFNINLDQTLVTVECGESVLYDENIDLLVKLPGNEHLPKTIGRYRVEDLLGRGGFGDVYLAVDDKLNRRVAIKVPHSKNAILIDPAKVSQAEAKVTAKLEHAQIVPVYDIGSDPEHQFYIVSKYIEGCDLSTLARAGIERETALNILISIAEVLQFAHDRGVIHRDVKPSNILLDADGQVYLTDFGLALQADVAEEIAIVAGTAAYMSPEQARGEGHRVDGRSDLFSLAVTMYELLTRQRPFKGKTKHEILEQTAYANPIPLCQLDATIPKPLERICLKALAKSATQRYNSCAEFADELRSYLDESSVEFATTNGAHSSLIVIPKGVRSFDRDDAEFFMGLLPGPKNRSGFPESISFWKNVFESREADHSKSVCLLYGPSGSGKSSFIKAGVLPTLTQDVLPVIMEASPEGFELRLLEAIHDAVPEVADTQSLTEACRAIREHHDESAPKIVLVLDQFEQWLSAQSEFEKAELTSSLRQCDGSRLQAVLVVRDEFWMSASRLMQALDIEIHNRSNASLLDLFSKEHARRVLAGFGAYFECLPSNLQDLTAEQQQFLSDSVDWLAEAGQVVPIQLVMFAEMMRHREWSSAGLADSGGFENLGVSYLDEKLTGPHAPQVLKANTAAVRVVLKKMLPVEPSDLKQHGVTESELRDAVNVSDTTLREIVRALSEDLNLITLAHASSSNISQKSYQLGHDALVPSVREWLARYERTTLKGRSYLLLSSLAESWKSNRDVRQLPTLLEFLQIQSVTKACNRTSRQKDFLSHARKYYGLRTVIVLAALILAVVAAIQFDHARESKRMVLALQSAGIEQVPRLIRDMNAHWNWVQPQLLAVHQKADDGSTERIHTSLALLKHDDRYRNEVYDFAVNSQTPEEVQAVLRCLRIAGIDSPKQLWEVLQDPNANDPCRLRAASILAQTNPNDDRWDTVNADIVYWLMQENSLQWKSWVNLLTPIADHLSPHLASEIIQTHDHRVCETLAEVYSNLADGEDSAFTPLVDVINEDSEIASPEQASQRAAAVFALAVANRWTLVWPNLKHAPDPTARTELIERLKNSQIPARRFLDQLRNIRERDASVKFALALILAEKADSRSIERGGEALIEEICVLYDNTTDQGLRSALEWMARQGAWKSRLELNHRSTTTSPIMVTIETGVQDAVDYKFSVGVCEITVEDFLKFRPDHDFDRRSAPNDQCPVNNVTWYDAAAYCNWLSQQDDIPETEWCFKPNANGEYASGMSIRGNYSELAGYRLPTVDEWLATARSGSTTQWSIGNSPEFLTECAWFLDNSGFRTHSVAQQRPNDFGAFDMHGNAWEWTLGEAEEQQGNQRSLTSDLNQDIIVRDGDIRRLCGGTYLNDAQTLRFEFENWNSVSHFTGADGFRVARTVIEKSK; encoded by the coding sequence GAACACCTCCCTAAGACCATCGGGCGATATCGAGTCGAAGACCTTCTCGGGCGTGGCGGATTCGGAGATGTCTATCTGGCTGTCGACGACAAACTGAATCGTCGCGTGGCAATCAAGGTTCCTCATTCCAAGAATGCCATTCTCATCGATCCTGCGAAAGTTTCGCAAGCTGAAGCGAAAGTGACCGCGAAGTTAGAGCACGCGCAAATTGTTCCGGTCTACGACATTGGAAGTGATCCCGAACACCAGTTTTATATCGTGTCGAAATATATCGAAGGGTGTGACCTATCGACATTGGCAAGAGCTGGCATCGAACGTGAGACAGCCCTAAACATTCTCATTTCAATCGCCGAGGTTTTACAATTCGCTCACGACCGAGGAGTGATTCACCGTGATGTGAAGCCAAGCAACATACTCCTCGATGCTGACGGACAAGTCTACCTGACGGACTTTGGCCTCGCTCTGCAAGCCGATGTGGCAGAGGAAATTGCAATCGTGGCGGGGACGGCAGCTTACATGTCCCCAGAACAGGCTCGAGGAGAGGGACACCGAGTCGATGGGCGAAGTGATTTGTTTAGCCTGGCAGTGACAATGTATGAACTGTTAACTCGACAGCGTCCTTTCAAAGGCAAGACGAAGCACGAAATCCTCGAACAGACCGCCTACGCGAACCCCATTCCGCTCTGTCAACTTGACGCGACGATCCCCAAACCGCTCGAACGTATCTGTTTGAAGGCTTTGGCGAAGTCAGCCACGCAACGCTACAACTCATGTGCTGAATTTGCAGACGAACTCAGAAGTTATCTGGATGAATCAAGTGTTGAATTCGCAACAACCAACGGTGCTCATTCATCACTGATTGTTATCCCGAAAGGAGTCAGGTCGTTCGACCGAGACGATGCTGAATTCTTTATGGGTTTACTCCCCGGACCGAAGAACAGGTCGGGGTTCCCCGAAAGCATCAGCTTCTGGAAGAACGTCTTCGAGTCGAGAGAAGCTGATCATTCAAAGTCTGTATGCCTCTTGTACGGACCAAGCGGATCAGGAAAGAGTTCCTTCATCAAAGCTGGTGTGCTTCCAACTCTGACGCAGGACGTCTTACCAGTCATTATGGAAGCCTCTCCGGAAGGATTTGAATTGAGGCTTTTGGAGGCAATCCATGACGCCGTTCCCGAAGTCGCCGACACTCAATCATTAACTGAGGCATGTCGAGCCATTCGTGAACATCATGATGAGTCGGCTCCGAAAATCGTGTTGGTGCTCGATCAATTCGAGCAATGGCTCTCAGCCCAGTCAGAGTTCGAGAAAGCTGAACTAACGAGTTCCCTCAGGCAATGTGATGGAAGTCGCCTTCAAGCTGTTCTTGTCGTTCGCGACGAGTTTTGGATGAGTGCGAGCCGATTGATGCAAGCGCTAGACATTGAAATTCACAATCGCAGCAACGCCTCTCTGCTCGACTTGTTTTCAAAGGAGCACGCACGCCGTGTATTGGCCGGGTTCGGAGCTTACTTTGAATGTTTGCCATCCAACCTGCAGGACCTGACAGCGGAGCAACAGCAGTTCTTGAGTGACTCAGTCGACTGGCTCGCTGAAGCAGGACAAGTGGTCCCGATTCAACTTGTCATGTTTGCAGAAATGATGCGACATCGGGAATGGAGTTCGGCCGGTCTTGCAGATTCAGGAGGCTTTGAAAATCTGGGAGTGAGTTATCTTGACGAGAAGTTGACCGGGCCCCACGCGCCTCAAGTCTTGAAAGCAAACACCGCAGCCGTGAGAGTCGTCTTAAAGAAGATGCTGCCAGTCGAGCCGAGTGATTTGAAACAACATGGAGTGACAGAGAGTGAACTTCGTGACGCAGTCAATGTCAGCGATACAACACTTCGGGAAATCGTGCGAGCCTTGTCTGAAGATTTGAACTTGATAACTCTCGCTCATGCTTCATCATCGAACATATCTCAAAAGAGTTATCAGCTAGGGCACGACGCTCTCGTTCCGTCAGTGAGAGAATGGCTTGCCCGCTATGAACGAACAACGCTTAAAGGACGTTCGTACTTGCTGCTCTCATCGCTCGCCGAAAGCTGGAAGTCGAATCGTGATGTTCGTCAGTTGCCGACGTTATTAGAGTTCCTGCAGATTCAAAGCGTAACTAAAGCCTGCAATCGGACGTCGCGTCAGAAGGACTTTCTTTCTCACGCAAGAAAATACTACGGCTTGCGAACAGTCATTGTTCTCGCGGCTTTGATCCTGGCAGTCGTGGCTGCGATTCAATTCGATCATGCTCGCGAATCAAAACGAATGGTCCTCGCTCTTCAGTCTGCAGGGATTGAACAAGTCCCGCGGCTCATTCGAGACATGAATGCTCACTGGAATTGGGTTCAACCACAACTTCTTGCTGTCCACCAAAAAGCTGATGATGGCTCAACCGAACGAATCCATACCAGCCTAGCTCTCTTGAAACATGACGATCGATATCGGAATGAAGTTTACGACTTCGCAGTCAACAGCCAAACACCTGAAGAAGTTCAGGCAGTTCTTCGTTGCCTGCGAATTGCTGGAATTGATTCCCCCAAGCAGCTCTGGGAGGTATTACAAGATCCGAATGCGAATGATCCATGCCGCTTGAGGGCAGCTTCAATACTGGCACAAACTAATCCAAACGATGATCGTTGGGACACAGTCAATGCGGACATCGTGTACTGGTTAATGCAGGAAAACAGTCTTCAATGGAAGTCGTGGGTCAACCTGCTGACTCCGATCGCTGACCATTTGAGCCCACATTTGGCGAGTGAAATCATTCAAACTCACGACCATCGTGTTTGCGAGACACTCGCCGAAGTCTATTCGAATCTCGCGGATGGTGAGGACTCTGCGTTTACTCCTCTGGTGGACGTGATCAACGAAGACAGCGAGATCGCGAGTCCTGAACAAGCTTCGCAACGGGCAGCTGCAGTGTTTGCGCTGGCTGTCGCCAACCGATGGACTCTCGTGTGGCCGAACCTAAAACATGCCCCCGATCCAACGGCGCGAACTGAACTGATCGAGCGCCTCAAGAACAGCCAAATCCCGGCAAGACGATTTCTCGACCAACTTCGTAATATTCGTGAACGAGATGCTTCGGTCAAATTTGCATTGGCACTGATTCTGGCGGAGAAAGCCGACTCGCGTTCGATCGAGCGCGGAGGTGAAGCACTCATCGAAGAAATTTGCGTACTTTACGATAACACGACAGATCAAGGACTTCGCTCCGCACTGGAATGGATGGCGAGGCAGGGGGCTTGGAAGTCGCGATTGGAACTCAATCACCGGAGCACCACCACTTCCCCAATAATGGTCACGATTGAAACAGGAGTTCAGGATGCTGTCGACTACAAATTCTCAGTTGGGGTGTGTGAAATCACCGTTGAGGACTTTCTGAAATTCCGCCCGGACCATGATTTCGATCGGCGTTCAGCACCAAATGATCAGTGTCCTGTCAACAACGTTACGTGGTACGACGCTGCAGCCTATTGTAATTGGCTAAGTCAACAAGACGACATTCCGGAGACAGAATGGTGCTTCAAGCCAAACGCCAATGGAGAATACGCTTCCGGGATGTCGATTCGAGGCAACTACTCGGAGCTTGCCGGGTATCGGTTACCGACAGTCGACGAATGGTTGGCGACCGCTCGCTCCGGATCAACGACTCAATGGTCCATCGGGAACTCACCAGAGTTTCTAACGGAATGCGCCTGGTTTCTCGACAACTCTGGCTTTCGCACCCACAGCGTCGCTCAACAACGGCCGAACGACTTTGGAGCGTTCGACATGCACGGGAATGCCTGGGAGTGGACGCTGGGAGAAGCGGAAGAACAACAAGGAAACCAACGCTCCCTCACGTCTGACTTGAATCAGGATATCATTGTCCGTGACGGTGATATCCGGCGACTTTGCGGAGGCACCTATCTGAATGATGCACAGACTTTGCGATTTGAATTCGAAAACTGGAATTCGGTTTCGCACTTCACAGGGGCAGATGGCTTTCGAGTGGCCAGAACCGTAATTGAGAAGAGCAAATAG
- a CDS encoding PEP-CTERM sorting domain-containing protein, with protein MNKLRKDEMPQSLTAKTVTICTMLVMTATIAQADLVNVNNASNVLANIYEGSTATYLDDSGPLDASTSTTLNVSNGNGIQSTVNYNVLTSQTQYIFDFTTDHARTGMVNDGAGTLVGLYFTPTVNVSYTASGFYTALLGSGYSSLSFSLTDTTDLSVLFQSTLGSNGLASPYYTLGGMEGELPSFEGSLTGNLIAGREYIFQGYMSMQAVFGEDNGDTANGAIRFVLSTPTDPEAVPEPATFALFGIGSIGLLLQRRRQRA; from the coding sequence ATGAACAAACTGAGGAAAGATGAAATGCCGCAGAGTTTAACAGCAAAAACAGTAACGATCTGCACCATGTTGGTGATGACAGCAACCATCGCACAAGCTGACCTGGTCAATGTGAACAATGCAAGTAACGTCCTTGCGAATATCTATGAAGGTTCCACAGCAACGTACTTGGACGATTCGGGTCCCTTGGATGCCAGTACAAGCACCACACTTAACGTTTCAAACGGAAACGGGATTCAGTCGACGGTCAACTACAATGTTTTAACCTCACAAACTCAATACATTTTCGATTTCACTACGGATCATGCACGAACTGGGATGGTCAACGATGGTGCCGGCACGCTAGTGGGACTTTACTTCACGCCGACCGTCAATGTGTCCTATACAGCGAGCGGTTTTTACACCGCATTGCTTGGATCGGGGTACTCATCACTCAGTTTTTCTCTCACTGACACAACCGATCTTTCGGTGCTCTTCCAAAGCACTCTTGGAAGCAATGGATTGGCCTCTCCCTACTACACCCTCGGTGGGATGGAAGGAGAATTGCCCAGCTTTGAAGGGAGCCTGACTGGTAATCTGATTGCCGGACGCGAGTATATTTTTCAGGGATACATGAGTATGCAAGCTGTTTTCGGTGAAGACAACGGTGACACAGCAAACGGTGCAATACGCTTCGTTCTCTCCACACCGACAGACCCTGAAGCCGTGCCGGAGCCAGCTACTTTTGCCCTATTCGGTATTGGAAGCATCGGGCTGCTGCTCCAACGTCGCCGCCAACGTGCATAG